One Zonotrichia albicollis isolate bZonAlb1 chromosome 14, bZonAlb1.hap1, whole genome shotgun sequence genomic window, ACTAAGATGTAGCTATATATGGAGATGCTTTTGCTTGCATGGTTGTAGTCCAATGAGGTCAACTTGTCCCCCCATTTGGAACACAGTGCAGGAGAAAGTTTCGTAGACTTCACTTTTTAGATTTCTTAACCTATATACCTTTAAGATATTCTTGCAGGAAGAAAATTGTTTGGTTTGGTAGATTCCTGTTTTTAGACGATTCTGAAGTGTCCTAATATTGTGCTTATAGCACATTTTGAGACCTAAAGCAAGCATTGGTTTTTGCAGAAATGCAAAATGCATTCAGCTTCATAAAAACTCCCAAATTTTTAACTTCTAACACTAACTCACCACCTCTTGAAAGCCAGGGTGATCGTGAAGTAAACTGTTGTTCACTGGCAAAGGAGTAAGAGGTAATGGAGGATTTCCAGAAAGCTCTTGATGcctaaagaaaaaacaaaccaatgTACAAAGGCTGAATGTCCACCACATACTGCTGATCAGAGCACTGAGGCTTAACTCTTGGGCTGTAATGGTAATAACCAAGAGGACAATGGATGTAATGATAATGGTAATAATGGTAATATCCAACAGGACTTACATGAAAAATAACGataaaacaaatgaaatataCCCAAATGTTTAACTAATGAGCAGTCCTCTTATGTGCATGGACAAAAGGGTACTAGATTTCACTATGGGAGTTCAGCTTAAATACTGAATCTGGAGTGTTCAGACTTTCATTATAACAGGTTTATAACTATACATTCATATGTATATGACAGCTGCTTGTGCATATACACATAAAAAATGCAGGTGTAAACTTGGTGGGGTTAAAAAAAGACTTGTCAGATTCTGTTCCCCAATGACTGAAAACATTGTTAGTACAAACCCCAGGATTCAGTATGTTCTCATGGTCCTGAATATTGCAGAAACAAAGTATGGAAAATTGAATCTAACTAATCATCTGGTAAGCTTAACAACCAAACATTATAATTAACTGCAGCCTGTCACAAGCCCTCATTAAGGATGCAATAGCAAGATGCTATTTTGATGAAAAACCTTGAAATTGCTCTACCACATCAACTCACTTTCtttatacaattttttttaaattatgatcATAAGGTTCATTCATAGGTGATCTTTGTTACCTGTCTGCAGGAGACTCTAAGCCAATATGGTGTTCAAAACTGTCTGTACAACTGTCTAGTTGTGGTGAGGGAGAATTCCCTGGAAATAAGACAAGAGCATAATGACTATTCAGTTATGACAATTCAATTAACCAgttaaaaaccagagaaaatGTTTTGTGCCATCTGTAGTCTCCTAGTAGACCTAAGGTAGTATACAAAGGTATGCTGCCATTTTACGGCAGATAATCAGTAGCATCATCTTACAACTTGAAAATGTTAATTTCTCACTTATTCACTTAGAGAAGCACAAATCAGGGTTGTTGAAGTAATCAAAAACAATATCGTCACCCAGTTACAGACACAAGAGATGCTTCTGATATTAAGAACAACAGACATTCTGCTTAAACCCAGTAACTGCTCAGTAGAGCCTTTGAAGGAAGCAGTAGCACTGAAGGAATGTGAGTCCTTAATGTCTGGGTTGCAAACGACGCCTGATTAAGAATATAATATGAACTACAATCTCTTACCTTTAAAACAAAAGCACTGATAACTCTGTGGCTTTAGTCTAAAAATTATCCAAGAGTTCAATAGTGTCTGACCATACTGAATCAATTTTTTCTGTCAGGCTGCAAGGTAAAGTTACACCCCAATTCCTAAATGTAATCTGGCATGAAAACCTGTATTGCTGTTTTCCATACAGCAGTGTCTGACACAGCTTGCAAGATATGATGTTCTGACCCAATCTATTGTATTCTCttagcaaacaaaaaaaccacaaagagTGAATCCTTCCCTATGTAAAAGCCACAGGAAGTCTTTGTTtcttaacaaaaaaattaattttccaacTACAAATTCTTATCTTTGTAAAAGGCTTTAGGATTCAAAACTGTTCTTTAAAAAGTATAAACATTTACACTTAAACTTTACCATTGGGACTACAAAACATACCCCTCCAATACTGCACGGTAATTGGTCTTCCATACAAACAGATTCCATCCAGCAGAGCTTTTGCATAAGGCACTGATACTTTGTGTTTAAAGCAGACATATCCAAAAGACTGaggttttccttctttgtcctCACAAATCATTACTTTGGTTAATGGTCCAGCCTGAAAGAAATTTCTATTATTTAGGAGAAACTGACACTTCATTATGTTttgaatatttaattatttttcttcagccATAGTCAGCAACCAGTATGAAAATGGTTTGAAAATATGTCTCCACATTCCCAAAGCTCAAATTCTGAGCCTTCTACAAACAAAAATCAACTCCAGAAATGTTAAAAGGGAACCAAGCATCAATTCATGTTTAATCTTTCATAAATAATTTCATAATCtttcataaaataatttttattatttttagaatACCATACCATAATAATTAGTTTCCCAAAGGGGAAGAATAATTTGCTGACTCCATAGCAAAAGTAACCTTCCAGTtcatgaataaaaatattaatagttTAGAAGTAGCAGTAGATACATGCTCATCATTTGATGGAGGGGAAGAACTAGAGGTCAGGGATGTATGTTCAGGACTATGCCATAGCAGGAATATTGAACTGGATATTTTCAATGACAGGGCAAAACTAAAATGAGAAGCATAGGCTGTTGCagcaaaaggaaatgaaagcaagATAAAACAAGGGAAAGACAAGTTACTGGGATGACCTAACAACCCAGATAAAAGCTGGCAGTTGGATGGCTGTTGCAGATTATGCAGAAGAATAATGCAAAACTGTGTTCTAAGACCATCTTTATCACTTTTACATTTTGTCTTGTATTACTTATGTCCCCTAAGAAGATAAACTTCTTAAGATCACATTTACAGTTTACAGTTATACAGCAGACTACTGTTTAATCTTGAAAACAGGCAGGAATCTTCAAACAGGTCCAACTACTTTGTGCTTCTACACTGTCACTGAAAGGTCAGGGTTTGAAGGGATCTTTGGAGAGCATGTCCAGCTTTCCTAACTGAACATCCCGTTGGTCGAATTTTTCTTCTCGAGCATTAGAACAGCATTTCGATATATAAGGGTACCTGTCTGCTACCTGCAGGAAGAGCTCATAGAGGATCTCCTCCCTGACCCGACTCTCCAAGTTCCCCACGAGCAGAGTCTGCTCCGCCGCCTCGGCCCGCCTCAGGGATGACATAGAGCCTGCGGGAATGCGAGAAGAGCGTCCCAGCTGCGGGGCAGCTGCACTCGGTGTGTGGGGCCGGGCCGACTCCTGACAACACTGGAACGAGGGAGGGCAGGTGTCGCCTTTGTTTGTGACACCATCCCCAACATCTGTGGCACCGTACTTAATCGTTCAGTGTGTAGTAATGATGGTAAGCACACAAACGTGAAGGTTTTCTCTTGTATTTTTGCCACTGAATCTTAAGTTCTAGCAGGGCTGACTGGTGCAAAACAAACTGACCAACCCTGAAAAACAGTCCACCTTCTCAGACTAGTATTCACAAGTGTGTCCACACCATCCATTCCTGCTATTAGCATTGCAATGAGCCCTTACTGTAAAAGAGGCTGCAAACAGAGCAAGCGCTCAGCTCAGGAGCAAAGAGAGAGGGTTTTATCAGATACAAATCCATGCTAGTCTTACAGAAAACCTATTTCTGCACTGTGTTACAATGTTGGCTGATAGAAACAGGTGAAATGAGGGCAAGCTCTTTTAAAAGGCTTGGGCCTGTTTATTAAAAATCAAGACAACTGAAGATGAGACCTCAGGGTAAGTCAGGGGCCTCTGTGACAAGTCAGAGATACAAACTAGCAAACTGTGCAATACAGGGTGCTTCCTCGGACACGAGTTTTGCATTTCACAGAAAGACACCAGGAACTGCACTTTCAATCCACTTGTTGATCGGTCCTTTTCCTGGTTGCTGGTTGGTCCATAAAATAGTACATTCCTGGCCAGTTATTCTAGAATTCTGAGGCTTCATTGGCTGGCTAGTCTTCCAATCATAGTTCATATTAATGTCATCATCTCATGAGGTAGCTTTCTAGAAAACTCGCCCACTCattccaccacctcccctcTAGTGGGCACCCACTGATACCACAGTACATTTAACTCTAAGTTCATAACTTCATAACTTACTACATAAATTACATATCACAATCTATTACATTAATTAACAATTCAGAATAAAATTACATCTTTAATAATTCATAACCTTGCCTACAAAAGTCCATTTTATTTATAACATTGGCTTGAACAGCAGAGTGATTTCAAACCATGGAGGAACAACAGACTGACCTAATCTCTGGAATAAATTGCTAGAGTTGTCCAGTCACAGCTGGGCAAATGAACAGAAACTTTTGCCCCTTATGAGCTTCCAAAGGC contains:
- the RBM11 gene encoding LOW QUALITY PROTEIN: splicing regulator RBM11 (The sequence of the model RefSeq protein was modified relative to this genomic sequence to represent the inferred CDS: inserted 3 bases in 2 codons; deleted 1 base in 1 codon; substituted 2 bases at 2 genomic stop codons), with protein sequence MSSLRRAEAAEQTLLVGNLESRVREEILYELFLQAGPLTKVMICEDKEGKPQSFGYVCFKHKVSVPYAKALLDGICLYGRPITVQYWRGNSPSPQLDSCTDSFEHHIGLESPADRHQELSGNPPLPLTPLPVNNSLLHDHPGFQEVQYTVQSPMGXQFLYXQXPSHLSFSPYQNQTAQFKTVRSYXLNLPHLSDCEVHQQDERKKKWQSCDHD